From Arvicanthis niloticus isolate mArvNil1 chromosome 22, mArvNil1.pat.X, whole genome shotgun sequence, the proteins below share one genomic window:
- the Apc2 gene encoding adenomatous polyposis coli protein 2 isoform X5 → MTSSMASYEQLVRQVEALKAENTHLRQELRENSSHLSKLETETSGMKEVLKHLQGKLEQEARVLVSSGQTEVLEQLKALQTDISSLYNLKFHAPALGPEPAARTPEGSPVHGSGSGPSKDSFGELSRATIRLLEELDQERCFLLSEIEKEEKEKLWYYSQLQGLSKRLDELPHVDTQFSMQMDLIRQQLEFEAQHIRSLMEERFGTSDEMVQRAQIRASRLEQIDKELLEAQDRVQQTEPQALLAVKPVAVEEEQEAEVPTHPEDGTPQPGNSKVEVVFWLLSMLATRDQEDTARTLLAMSSSPESCVAMRRSGCLPLLLQILHGTETGSVGRAGTPGAPGAKDARMRANAALHNIVFSQPDQGLARKEMRVLHVLEQIRAYCETCWDWLQARDSGTESGTGDTPVPIEPQICQATCAVMKLSFDEEYRRAMNELGGLQAVAELLQVDYEMHKMTRDPLNLALRRYAGMTLTNLTFGDVANKATLCARRGCMEAIVAQLASESEELHQVVSSILRNLSWRADINSKKVLREVGSMTALMECVLRASKESTLKSVLSALWNLSAHSTENKAAICQVDGALGFLVSTLTYRCQGNSLAVIESGGGILRNVSSLIATREDYRQVLRDHNCLQTLLQHLTSHSLTIVSNACGTLWNLSARSPRDQELLWDLGAVGMLRNLVHSKHKMIAMGSAAALRNLLAHRPAKYQAAAMAVSPGTCVPSLYVRKQRALEAELDTRHLVHALGHLEKQGLPETETTSKKPLPPLRHLDGLVQDYASDSGCFDDDDAPSLAAAATTAEPASPAVMSMFLGGPFLQGQALARTPPVRQGGLEAEKEAGGEAVVAAKAKAKLALAVARIDRLVEDISALHTSSDDSFSLSSGDPGQEVPREGRAQSCSPCRGTEGGRREAGSRAHPLLRLKAAHTSLSNDSLNSGSTSDGYCTREHMTPCPLAALAEHRDDAVRGQTRPSRLDLDLPSRAELPARDTAATDARVRTIKLSPTYQHVPLLDGAAGAGVRPLVGPGTSPGARKQAWMPADSLSKVPEKLVASPLPVASKVLQKLVAQDGPMSLSRCSSLSSLSSTGHAVPSQGENLDDSDSSLDGLEEAGPGEAELDRAWCASGSTSLPVSIPAPQRGRSRGLGVEDATPSSSSENCVQETPLVLSRCSSVSSLGSFESRSIASSIPSDPCSGLGSGTVSPSELPDSPGQTMPPSRSKTPPAPPGQPETSQFSLQWESYVKRFLDIADCRERCQPPSELDAGSVRFTVEKPDENFSCASSLSALALHELYVQQDVELHLRPPACPERAVGGGGHRRRDEAASRLDGPAPAGSRARSAADKELEALRECLGAAMPARLRKVASALVPGRRALPVPVYMLVPAPARGDDSGTDSAEGTPVNFSSAASLSDETLQGPSRDKQAGPGERQKPTGRAAPARQARGHRPKAAGAGKNTEHTRGGSRNRAGLELPLSRPQSARSNRDGSCQTRTRGDGALQSLCLTTPTEEAVYCFYDSDEEPPATAPPPRRASAIPRALKREKPAGRKEILSRATQPATVPVRAQPRLIVDETPPCYSLTSSASSLSEPEASEQPASHPGGQEQGRKQDSSPSPRAGEELLQRCISLATPRRRTQVPGSRRRKPRVVKSDIRPTEIPQKCHEEVPGSDPASDLDSVEWQAIQEGANSIVTWLHQAAAKASLEASSESDSLLSLVSGQSAGSALRPSKLRKGRKPAAEAGGAWRPEKRGTASTKVSGSPRFPSCPEKAKGTQKMTAGESAMLRGRTVIYTASPASRAQAKGVSGPCTTPKKMGTSGTTQPETATKAPSPEQQRSRSLHRPGKISELAALSRPPRSATPPARFAKTPSSSSSQTSPASQPLPRRSPLATPTGGPLPGPGGSPVPKSPARALLAKQNKTQKSPVRIPFMQRPARRVPPPLARPSPEPGSRGRVRAEGTPGARGSPLGLVRVASARSSGSESSDRSGFRRQLTFIKESPGLLRRRRSELSSADSTASISQAASPRRGRPALPAVFLCSSRCDELRVSPRQPLAARRAPQAKPGLAPRAPRRTSSESPSRLPVRSSPGRPETVKRYASLPHISVSRRPESAVSVPTTQANATRRGSDGEARPLPRVAAPGTTWRRIKDEDVPHILRSTLPATALPLRGSSPEDSPAGTPQRKTSDAVVQTEDVATSKTNSSTSPSLESRDPPQAPGSGPVAPLGSDVDGPILTKPPASAPFTHEGLSVVMGGFATSRHGSPSRAARVPPFNYVPSPMAAATMTSDLAVEKAPVTSPASLLE, encoded by the exons ATGCTTCCTGCTGAGcgagatagagaaagaggagaaggagaagctgtGGTATTACTCTCAGCTCCAGGGCCTGTCCAAGCGCTTGGATGAGCTGCCACACGTGGACACG CAGTTTTCGATGCAGATGGATCTGATTCGGCAGCAGCTGGAGTTCGAGGCCCAGCACATCCGCTCGCTGATGGAGGAGCGCTTCGGTACCTCGGACGAGATGGTGCAGCGTGCGCAG ATCCGGGCTTCGCGCCTGGAGCAGATTGACAAGGAACTGTTGGAAGCCCAGGACCGGGTGCAGCAGACGGAGCCCCAG GCTCTGCTGGCGGTGAAGCCAGTGGCagtggaggaggagcaggaggcagaAGTCCCCACGCATCCTGAGGATGGCACCCCTCAGCCTGGCAACAGCAAG GTGGAGGTGGTGTTCTGGCTTCTATCTATGCTGGCAACGCGCGACCAGGAAGATACTGCACGCACGCTGCTGGCCATGTCCAGCTCGCCAGAGAGCTGTGTAGCCATGCGCCGCTCTGGCTGTCTGCCACTGCTGCTCCAGATCCTTCACGGCACAGAGACCGGGTCTGTGGGGCGTGCAGGGACCCCTGGAGCGCCTGGTGCCAAAGATGCACGCATGCGCGCCAACGCGGCACTGCACAACATCGTTTTCTCCCAGCCGGATCAGGGCTTAGCACGCAAGGAGATGCGTGTGCTGCATGTGCTGGAGCAGATCCGAGCCTACTGCGAGACCTGCTGGGACTGGCTTCAGGCGCGGGACAGCGGGACAGAGAGTGGTACAGGAGACA CTCCTGTGCCCATTGAGCCTCAGATCTGCCAGGCTACTTGTGCGGTGATGAAGCTGTCGTTCGATGAGGAATACCGCCGGGCTATGAATGAACTAG GGGGGCTGCAGGCTGTGGCAGAGCTACTGCAGGTGGATTATGAGATGCACAAGATGACCCGGGACCCACTCAACCTTGCCCTGCGCCGCTATGCTGGCATGACCCTCACCAACCTCACGTTTGGAGACGTGGCCAACAAG GCCACACTGTGTGCTCGCCGAGGCTGCATGGAAGCCATTGTGGCTCAGCTTGCCTCTGAGAGTGAGGAACTGCATCAG GTCGTTTCCAGTATTCTGCGTAACCTGTCGTGGAGGGCGGACATCAACAGCAAGAAGGTGCTGAGGGAAGTTGGCAGCATGACCGCCTTGATGGAGTGTGTGCTGCGGGCCTCCAAG GAGTCCACCCTGAAGAGCGTGCTCAGTGCTCTGTGGAACCTGTCAGCACACAGCACAGAGAACAAGGCGGCCATCTGCCAGGTGGATGGCGCACTGGGTTTCCTGGTGAGCACCCTCACATACCGTTGCCAAGGGAACTCCCTGGCGGTCATCGAGAGTGGCGGTGGGATCCTGCGCAATGTGTCAAGCCTCATTGCCACACGGGAGGACTACAG GCAGGTGCTCCGTGACCACAACTGCCTACAGACACTGCTGCAGCACCTCACGTCTCACAGCTTGACCATCGTGAGCAATGCCTGCGGCACCCTCTGGAATCTGTCTGCCCGCAGTCCCCGCGACCAGGAACTCTTGTGGGACCTGGGGGCTGTGGGCATGCTACGAAACCTCGTCCACTCCAAACACAAGATGATCGCCATGGGTAGCGCGGCCGCTCTGCGGAACCTGCTGGCCCACCGACCTGCCAAGTATCAGGCCGCAGCCATGGCCGTCTCCCCAGGCACCTGCGTGCCCAGTCTGTATGTCCGCAAGCAGAGGGCTCTGGAAGCTGAGTTGGACACTCGGCACCTGGTGCATGCGCTCGGTCACTTGGAGAAGCAGGGTCTGCCGGAAACAGAGACTACTTCAAAGAAGCCCCTGCCACCCCTCCGCCACCTGGACGGGCTGGTGCAGGACTATGCCTCTGATTCTGGCTGCTTTGATGATGATGACGCACCATCCCTGGCTGCTGCGGCCACCACAGCTGAGCCCGCCAGCCCAGCAGTGATGTCTATGTTCCTTGGAGGTCCCTTCCTTCAGGGCCAGGCACTGGCCCGCACCCCACCTGTCCGCCAGGGTGGCCTAGAAGCCGAGAAGGAGGCTGGTGGGGAGGCGGTTGTGGCCGCCAAGGCTAAGGCCAAGCTGGCGTTGGCCGTGGCTCGGATCGACCGGCTGGTGGAGGACATCTCAGCACTGCACACTTCATCAGACGACAGCTTCAGTCTCAGTTCGGGGGACCCCGGGCAGGAGGTGCCAAGGGAGGGCCGTGCGCAATCCTGCTCACCATGCCGGGGCACTGAGGGTGGGCGGCGTGAGGCTGGCAGCCGGGCGCACCCTCTGCTGAGGCTCAAGGCGGCCCACACCAGCCTCTCTAATGACAGCCTGAACAGTGGTAGCACCAGCGATGGCTACTGTACTCGGGAACACATGACGCCTTGCCCACTGGCTGCGTTAGCCGAGCACCGCGATGACGCGGTACGTGGACAGACTCGGCCCAGCAGACTAGACCTGGACCTTCCCAGCCGCGCTGAGCTTCCTGCCCGGGACACAGCAGCCACCGATGCCCGAGTGCGCACCATCAAGTTATCCCCAACCTATCAGCATGTGCCACTGCTTGATGGGGCTGCTGGGGCAGGTGTCAGACCCCTCGTTGGACCAGGAACCTCCCCAGGGGCTCGGAAACAGGCGTGGATGCCTGCAGATAGCTTGAGCAAAGTCCCTGAGAAACTAGTGGCCTCCCCACTGCCCGTGGCTAGCAAGGTGCTGCAGAAGCTGGTGGCACAGGATGGGCCCATGTCCCTCTCCAGGTGcagttctctgtcctctctgtcttccACGGGCCATGCGGTCCCCAGCCAGGGGGAGAACCTTGACGACAGCGATTCGTCCCTGGATGGGCTTGAGGAAGCTGGTCCTGGTGAGGCCGAGCTGGACAGGGCGTGGTGTGCATCCGGGTCCACCTCTCTTCCCGTGTCCATCCCAGCCCCGCAGCGGGGGCGCAGTCGAGGTCTTGGGGTGGAAGATGCAACACCATCCAGCTCATCTGAGAACTGCGTCCAGGAGACGCCCTTGGTCCTGAGCCGCTGCAGTTCTGTGAGCTCCCTGGGCAGCTTCGAAAGCCGCTCTATTGCCAGCTCCATCCCCAGTGACCCATGCAGTGGGTTGGGCAGTGGCACAGTGAGTCCCAGCGAGCTGCCGGACAGCCCCGGGCAGACGATGCCACCAAGCCGCAGCAAGACGCCACCAGCACCTCCTGGGCAGCCTGAGACCAGTCAGTTCAGCCTGCAGTGGGAAAGCTACGTGAAGCGCTTCCTAGACATTGCAGACTGTCGGGAAAGATGCCAGCCACCCTCAGAGCTGGATGCAGGCAGCGTACGCTTTACAGTGGAGAAGCCAGACGAGAATTTCTCGTGCGCCTCCAGCCTCAGTGCACTGGCCCTACACGAGCTGTATGTCCAGCAGGATGTGGAGCTCCATCTGAGGCCACCAGCTTGTCCAGAACGTGCGGTGGGTGGTGGGGGCCACCGTCGGAGGGATGAGGCTGCCAGCCGCCTGGATGGGCCAGCACCAGCTGGTTCCAGGGCTCGCTCAGCGGCTGATAAAGAACTGGAGGCATTGCGTGAATGTCTGGGGGCAGCCATGCCTGCCAGACTCCGCAAGGTGGCCTCGGCCTTGGTGCCTGGCCGCCGCGCTCTGCCGGTCCCTGTGTACATGTTAGTGCCTGCCCCAGCTCGGGGTGATGACTCGGGCACTGACTCTGCAGAAGGCACACCCGTCAACTTTTCCAGTGCAGCCTCGCTCAGTGATGAGACCTTACAGGGACCCTCCAGGGACAAGCAGGCTGGGCCTGGGGAGAGGCAGAAACCCACAGGCCGAGCTGCCCCTGCCAGGCAGGCCCGTGGGCACCGGCCCAAGGCAGCAGGCGCTGGTAAAAACACAGAGCACACCCGGGGGGGCAGCAGGAACCGGGCAGGATTGGAATTACCCCTCAGCCGGCCCCAGAGTGCTCGGTCCAACAGGGATGGCTCATGCCAGACCCGGACCCGCGGAGACGGTGCCCTGCAGTCGCTATGCCTCACGACACCCACAGAGGAAGCTGTGTACTGCTTCTATGACTCTGACGAGGAGCCACCAGCCACGGCACCACCACCTCGGCGGGCATCCGCTATACCTCGGGCTCTTAAGCGGGAGAAACCCGCAGGCAGGAAGGAGATCTTATCCAGGGCGACACAGCCCGCCACAGTCCCTGTGAGGGCCCAGCCCAGGCTGATAGTGGATGAGACCCCGCCCTGCTACTCCCTGACTTCCTCAGCTAGTTCCCTCAGTGAGCCTGAGGCCTCTGAACAGCCGGCCAGCCATCCTGGAGGCCAGGAGCAGGGCCGTAAACAGGACAGCTCTCCCAGCCCACGGGCGGGGGAGGAGCTTCTGCAGAGGTGCATCAGCTTAGCCACGCCCAGGCGCCGGACCCAGGTCCCCGGCTCACGGCGTCGCAAGCCCAGAGTTGTGAAGTCAGACATAAGGCCCACTGAGATACCACAGAAATGCCATGAGGAGGTGCCTGGCTCTGATCCAGCCTCTGACCTAGACAGCGTTGAGTGGCAGGCTATCCAAGAGGGTGCAAACTCCATTGTCACCTGGCTGCATCAGGCAGCGGCCAAAGCCAGCCTGGAGGCTTCTTCTGAGTCTGACTCCCTCTTGTCTCTGGTGTCTGGGCAGTCAGCAGGCTCCGCTCTCCGGCCCTCCAAACTTAGGAAAGGGCGAAAGCCTGCGGCTGAGGCTGGGGGTGCCTGGCGTCCTGAGAAACGGGGCACAGCTTCCACTAAGGTCAGTGGAAGTCCCCGGTTTCCTAGTTGCCCTGAGAAGGCAAAGGGTACCCAGAAAATGACGGCAGGGGAGTCAGCCATGCTACGGGGACGGACAGTGATCTACACAGCCAGCCCAGCCTCCCGTGCTCAGGCCAAAGGTGTTTCTGGACCTTGTACCACACCTAAGAAGATGGGGACATCTGGTACCACTCAGCCGGAAACTGCCACCAAAGCCCCCAGTCCTGAGCAACAACGTTCACGCAGCCTCCACCGACCAGGCAAGATCTCTGAGCTGGCAGCCCTGAGCCGCCCGCCCAGGAGTGCTACCCCTCCTGCCCGCTTCGCCAAGACCCCGTCCTCAAGTTCTTCACAAACGTCCCCAGCTTCCCAGCCCCTGCCTCGGCGGTCCCCTCTGGCCACTCCAACAGGAGGGCCTCTGCCTGGCCCTGGGGGTTCCCCAGTGCCCAAGTCACCAGCCCGGGCCCTTCTGGCTAAGCAAAACAAGACCCAGAAGTCACCTGTGCGGATCCCGTTCATGCAAAGGCCAGCCAGGCGAGTGCCACCTCCACTGGCCAGGCCATCCCCAGAGCCTGGGTCCAGGGGCCGAGTTAGGGCTGAAGGGACTCCCGGGGCACGTGGCAGCCCCCTGGGCCTGGTGCGTGTGGCCTCAGCCCGCTCCAGTGGCAGTGAGTCCTCTGATCGCTCAGGCTTCAGAAGGCAGCTGACCTTCATCAAGGAATCCCCAGGTCTCCTTCGTCGCCGCAGGTCGGAGCTGTCGTCTGCTGACTCCACGGCCTCCATCTCTCAGGCTGCTTCACCCCGTCGTGGACGGCCTGCTCTCCCTGCTGTCTTCCTCTGCTCCTCCCGTTGTGATGAGCTGCGGGTATCCCCACGGCAGCCCCTGGCAGCACGGAGGGCCCCGCAGGCCAAGCCAGGTCTCGCCCCACGTGCGCCCCGACGCACCAGCTCTGAGAGCCCCTCACGCCTGCCTGTGCGGTCGAGCCCTGGGCGGCCTGAGACGGTCAAGCGGTATGCATCCCTGCCACACATTAGTGTGTCCCGCAGGCCTGAGAGCGCCGTCTCTGTGCCTACCACCCAGGCCAACGCCACTCGCCGGGGAAGTGATGGTGAGGCCAGGCCGCTGCCCAGGGTGGCTGCGCCTGGTACAACCTGGCGTCGTATCAAAGATGAAGATGTCCCCCACATCCTGCGCAGCACACTGCCTGCCACTGCCCTGCCTCTCAGGGGCTCATCGCCCGAAGACAGTCCTGCTGGAACTCCACAACGCAAGACCAGTGACGCAGTGGTACAAACAGAAGATGTGGCCACCTCTAAGACCAACTCCAGCACATCACCCAGCCTGGAGAGCAGGGATCCCCCACAGGCCCCAGGCAGTGGCCCTGTTGCTCCACTGGGCAGCGATGTGGATGGACCAATACTCACCAAGCCTCCTGCCTCGGCACCCTTCACCCACGAGGGTCTGAGTGTTGTCATGGGCGGCTTTGCCACCAGCAGGCATGGCTCTCCCAGCAGGGCTGCACGGGTTCCCCCCTTCAACTATGTGCCCAGCCCTATGGCAGCGGCCACAATGACCAGTGACTTGGCAGTGGAGAAAGCCCCTGTCACCTCTCCAGCCAGCCTCCTGGAGTAG